The Anas platyrhynchos isolate ZD024472 breed Pekin duck chromosome 1, IASCAAS_PekinDuck_T2T, whole genome shotgun sequence genomic sequence aattttgGGGAGGTCCTGGgagggtccgggggggggcgcacTGACCTGGCCGTGCCGCTGCGGGCGCTcccgggggctcgggggggggggggggaggaggaagaggaggaggaggaggagggggaggaggcggccGAGCCCTTCCCACGCCTCCCCCCGcgcacagccccccccccttgAAACCCACCCCCCCCCGGAGCTGCTCAACCCTTATCAGCCCCCCCCTGAGCGACCCCGAGGCGCCCCCCACCcttttatccccccccccctcctctccccgtTTTATGGTGCTCGGAGTCCCCGAGCCCCCcaaacgcccccccccccaaaaaaaaaagccccgaccccagcccccggggggggggtcctggggctgctggggggggggcagcgaaGCCCCCCTGGGGGGGGCCCGGGTGGTCCCTGCCCGAGCCCACCAcatgtttggggggggggggcacacagggatggggagggtCCCATgggaatggggagggggggggcaggatgGAGAGGCGACCCCCCCGCGGCcgagttgtttgttttattcctaAAGAACCCGCGCCGGTACAAGGTACAaaacctgccccccccccaccgcggGGGCACCTGCAAGGGGTCACACACCGAGAGCCCggggcccccccctccccgagaAAAGagcttttggggggggggggcagaaacCCCCAGGGATCCCCcctctgggggtgctgggggcccccCCAAGCTCCCCTCTTTATGCTTGGACACgccaggagccccccagccccccctggACACGCCAGGAGCCCCCCCTAAAGCACAGGcagccccccccaaacccccccccaagCAGAATAGAGGGGATGCGAGGTGGTGGCACGGGGGGGTCccctcctcctgtccccccccctcccaccgaGGGCTGAAGGGCACTTTGGGTTCGCCACCGACGGGGCCAGCAGCATCCGGGGGGGGGGCCTGGCTTCTGGCTTccacccccagcctggggagaaaggggggggcacaaaacgacccccaacccctcctgaccccccccctttcctcctgacccccccccgaggagctgggggtgcccggcACGGCTGCGGACCCCGAGGCAGAAGCGCGGGTGCGTGCGCGCAGGCGGGTGCGAGAGCTGCGGTTTGGagagggtgggggggacacacaaAAAACGACCCCCAGGAGTGcagggggggggtcagggtgacggggggggggtcggggtgATTGGGGGGGGCTCAATTAACGCTGTCCTCGTCGCTGGCCTCGCCGCGGTCGTCTTTGGTCTCGGAGAGGGAGCTCTCGTCGATGTTCTCCAGCGAGGCGGCGTGCTGGATGGAGAGCTCGGAGAGCGCCAGGGCGGGCAGCGTGCTCTGCTCCGGGAACAGCCAGGGCTTGAGGCAGGGGTTGTGCCGCTGCTTCCAGTCCGGGTACTTGAGGCAGGCTTTGTACATCCTCTTCATCGCCTGCCGTGGGCGCAGGGGGTTGGAGAGGGCGAGGGGGACAAGCTAGGGACCCCCCGGAGCGAGAGGACCCCCACCCCGATACCTCGTGCGCACCCGACTCACCTTGGGGGCAAGGAACTGCGAGGATTTGTTCACCACCCATTTCGGCAGGGAGCCTGTGGAACGGAGACGAGAGGGGTCCCCGGGATGAGGCCGgcaccccctgcacccctcAGGGGTTGGGGGGCTCCGGGACCCCCCATCAAAGGGGTGAGGGGAGAGGGTGAGCAGGGAGGGTGCAGGGAGAATGGGGTGGGTGCGCCCAGTTCGCTCCAGTTGCACCCAAGGGAGCCAAGAAGGGTGCCCCCCGGGTTCCCCCCTGGTTGTTTCCCCTCCCGGTGCTGCCAAATTTAAGATTTCAGCTCCTTGGGCACAGCCAGGGATGTTTTAGGGGAACGGTCCCAAAATGCCCCGAGTGGTGTCACCCCAGTGCCCCAACTGGGACCAGTATGACCAGCACGACTCCAGCCCCCCGCTGCCCACTTTCTCCAACGCCGCTCCCCAAATCCGCCCTGCCCGCACCCACCCACCCGTCCTGTCTGAGCCCCGTGGGGTGGGATTattggggtccccccccctcacctttGGGGTCCACCTGTGCCAGGTAGGTGATGGTGCAGCTCTTggcccccttcccctccaccaGGTAGCCCGTCTGGATGGACACCGCCCGCACCATGTCCTTACGGGGTGGGTATTTCTgcagggggggggacacaaggaGGATCAGGGGGGGGTGACGGCGCAGGGCACCCACAGCGGCTCCCCCAAAACACGCTGGCACCCACgggatcccaccccaaaacccccacccccatggggacaccgggggaGCCGCGGCACCGCGGGGTGCCAGGCGATGCGCCCCACCACCTCCCCCTCCCGGGGTCCCTCTCCAACCCCACCCCAAGCCTCTTCCCAGGCACTGAgcgaccccaaaacccacccagccccatagcaccccccccccggccgccccccacccccagcaggCGCTCACGGGGTGCTTGACGGAGTAGTTCATGATGATGTAGTCGGTGCCCATGGGCAGCCAGGAGCGCAGCGTGACGACGTCCCGGTTCTTCAGGGGCTTGGGGCActtccctggggacagcagcggCGGGGGGGCAGAGGtgagacccccaccccccccccaggcatttatcccagccccctccccacttcTGCGGGTGCCAAATCCCTCCCAAACCGGGCTCCTCACCGTGACACCACGAGCGCACCCGGTCCCCACCGAgccccagggtgctgctggcaccccgctgccccccccgcTGGCCCCGTGGCCCCCTCCTCACAGGCGTAGTAGCCCACGTCGGCGTTGACGGTCAGGCGGCCGATGTCGAAGGTCTCGATGACGTTGGTGTCCCACTTCTTGCGGTACTCGATGTCGTGCAGCACGTCGTACAGCGTCTCCGCCGCCACGTCCTTGCACTCCATCCTGCACTGCAGGGGCGGGCGGCTGAGAAACCACCCCGGGAGGGGGGGGCCacaagcacccagcacccccaggaggGTGCAAAGGGGCAGCAAAAGCCCCCCCGCTGTGGGAttggggagcccccagcccctcagagCTCCCTGCGCATCCCCAGCGCCAAGCTCCGGTGCCCGCATCTCCGGCTGCTGCTCGCTCCCCAagggcagggggctgaggggaagcccccccggcccccgctagcagcagccccagcagctgacGGCCCCATAAAGCAGCAAAACCCGGCCAGAGGAGGCGGCACGCAGCGctcccccccccactccccccccccccgcctggCTCTGCGTGACGCGCCGCGAGCTGCGTTTGGGTGCTCCCAAAatccctctgctgccaggcaggaaaatgcaaaaaaaaaaaaaaaaaaaacacaaaagggaAAAGCCCACCAGCGGGGCGGGAGGATAACAGAGCTCTCCACGCACAGCTCGGCCCAGTTTGCCCCAGTTTGGCCCagtttgccccccccccccagagccaccGTGGTGCAGAGAGCCCTGCACCGGGATGCCCGGGGTGCTGAGGGTACCGGGGGTCCCTTCCCATCTTGGGGGGTTTCTTCCCTCCTCGCCTCCATcctgggggcacggggggcacggggggggcagCCGCAGCCTCaccagccccgtgcccaccGCGGGGTTGGGAGCAGCTCCAGTAACCATGGCAGCCAAATCCTcagcaagaggaggaggaggaggaggaggagaaaggcaaaGCTGCCATCGGCGCAGCGGGGCCACcacgggacccccccgggggcgGTCACAGCGGTGCCCCCAGGCAGGGGGAGGGTGTGGGGTGCAgtggggggcacccatgggtgccggggaaggagctgggggaggctgaggTGAGGTTCCCGGGGTGCTTCCCAAAATGTCCCGGGGCGCAGCTCCTCCGTGGGGCGCTGAGAGCcacggcagggctgggggtgccctcAACGGCACCGACCatgtgaggaagaggaggaagaggaggaggaaggagggctCACCGGGGCCACCGGGACGGTGGGCGGCTCGCCGGGGCACGGGGCAAcaccgggcccccccccccctcgggaAGGGCACGGTGCCACCCAGCGCCGTGCGCCCCAGCCCTGGGTCAATATTGACTCTGGGTGTGCGtggccagcaggaggaggaggaggaggaggaggaggaagaggaggaagcagggccaggaggGAGGCGGGGGCAATGCCTGTGCCAGGTGCTGCCCCGCTGCGCTCCCAGACCCCAAAATTTTGGGGGTGCAGCCCCAAAAAAGGGGCTCTTTTTTGGCAGATCCTGCCCGGGAtgggtgctggctgccagcagggTGGCCACAAAGCACCCGGTTCGTGGCCTTCCTGGGGGGGGCCCTGAATTTTGGGGTGCACCACGAGAAAAAGCTGCTGGGTCTGGGGGATGAACCAGGCACCATCCAGCTTTGGGGCACCCAAACGTGCCCCAGCCTGTGGGGTAGGAACGGAGCCAGCAGGTCCCCAGGGGGGTCCCCCCCCTCCACCAGGGGTGCCCCCAGGGTGCTGGGGCCAATTTGGGGCTCCCCGGCACTAAAAGGTGTGgatgggggtggaggggaggaggggggaacctCGCTGCTGTGCGCGGCCACCCCATGGGAGCGCGTGAAGGTGATGGGGCCGGAGCCTTCCCTGAGGTGCCTGGCGTTGGGATGGGGGCTgaaggggggggtcccggctgggggggggcaccagaGGTCCCCTAACCCCCAGGGATGGCACCTGCAGCCCTCATCCTGCAGAAACCCAAAAATGGGGCCGAGGCCAGCAGGTCCCCACCACTTTGGGATGGAGAAACCCCCCCAGGACCATTCCCAAccaccctcccctgccccaggcGCTCACACAGCCCACCCAAAGCCTCACAGgcgggggctgctcctgcccggacccccccagccccaccgtTGCGCTGCACCCACGGGGTCACCGATGACAACGGAGATCTCCCCGTCTCAAGGTGACCCGAGCCGGATCCGTGgggataaataaataacgaGCAGCAGCCCGGCCTCACGGGGACAGCCAGCGTGTCCCACACCATTTTGGGGTctctgtgaccccccccccccaggacaaATTGCAAATTTCCAGCCGGCCCCAAGGCTCGGCACCGCGCGGCACCGGCTCGCTGCGCCTCCAGCCTCCAGCGAGCAGGTTGGGCGAGCCCGGCACCTCTGAGGGAGAGGaggacacggggaggggggggcccggggggggcaccTCTTCAAAGCCGAGCGAGACGTTCGGGTTTCATTTAATTACAGAGCAGGAGAGGGAGCAAACAAAAGCAGCCCCGGGAAGGTTTTGGGAAGCTGAGGCGTGTGCGCTCCCGGTGCCACGTCAGCGGCCACCGGGCATGGAGGGGATGGCAccggggtcccggggggggtcccgggggggtggGTGCCCGGCAGCACCCCCAAATTGGCACCCCTGGTGCCACCGGGCATGATTTCTGCCCTGCCCGCAGGTGAACCAGGGGGGGgttcccagcagcagggtgctgggggcaggacGCCGGGGCAGGGGGGCGCAGGGGGCACCGCGGAGAGGACCCGAAACTTCGGGGAGGGAACGTGGGAGAGGTGCAGGTGTGGGGCAGAGGTGGTGCGAAGGAAggtgacccccccccagggtaAACAGGGGGGCTTggccctgctcccccccagcccccccgggtGCTGCTCCAGGGCTCTCCGTGGCAGCGCGGGCGAGGTTCCGGGTGCCGAGCACCCATGGGAGCGTGGCGGCAGCCCCGGCCAGGACATCCTGGTGCGTGTCCCGTGGGGCTCCCCGGGCTGAGCTCATCGCCACGGGCACACGTGGCACCTGGGGATTGTCACCCGTGGGGCAGGGCatgcagggggggggggcagcacccgaacacccagcccccccggcaccacgGCCCCGTCcttcccccaaaatccctcccccaaaatccctcgGTGCGCACCAAGCTCCCCCTTTTCCCATCCCACACCAAACCCGAGGACATTTGGGGAGGCAGCGACACCCTAAAAGCacgcagcaggggctgggggggggacacacggtGACATTTGTAGACCAGGcagcgtggggggggggggcactgggacatTGCGCTCAGCCTGGTGCCAACGGGGACCCCATAACGGGGACCCCTCCAAAGTCCCGCGTGTCCCCAGGGCAccgcagcccccggggagcAAACAGCACAGACACAGCCGCCTGCAtcacgccccccccccggggccagggccccccccccggcgctgcCTGTTTGTgctgccagctgccagcaggccGCGACGCCACCGCCACCTCCACTCCCACGCTGTCCCCAGCGGGGTCCCCACCAGCAGCCAGCGCCATCCCCCCCCCCTAAAGCACCGGGGGAAGTTTTCCCTTGGATTTCCCAGCGCCTGGCACCTGctgtgcccccccacccccccccaaaaaagctgctctcctGGCATCTcgccccacagccacctgcacCCCCCGCAGCTCCTGGCCAGCCCGGATGGGGACACAGCAGGTTGGGGACACAGCGGTCCCCtacccacagcccccccccaccccgcacGGTGAGACTTGGGGGagtttttggggtggggggcacagccccacagccctgctgtccCCGATTGTCCCCGCGTGAGTCCCCACAGGCCCCCTTGTCCCCAGGGAACCCCACCTGTCCCTGCGCACCCCAGGGTGCCACTTGTCCCACTTGTCCCGGGTTCCCCACTCCCCCCTGGGGTCCCCGCTCCCCCTTTGGGGTCCCTGCTCCCCCCACGGGCACTGCACCACCCCAGGGTCCCCTCCCCGTGCACCCTAAGGTGCTGGTCACCCCTGTGTCCTTGCTTTCCCCCCAGGGCCCCCAAGTCCCTGCGTGAGGGCTCCCCCCAGGGTCCCCACtttccccagtgtcccccatttgggtgctgggctccccccagggtgctgagctcaccccaaatccccacttGCCCTAGGGTCCCCAAGGTGCTGCATCACCCCAGGGTCCCTACTTGTCACCAGGTCCCCGCTCACCCCCCCAAGTCCCCACCCCACcagggcccccccccggtgccacgGGGACCTCCCTTACCCCCGGAGTCCCCACACACCCCAAGTCCCCTCCACTGCCCCGCAGCGCTGGGTCACCCGGGGGTCTCCGCTCCCCACCGAGCCCTCGCTTGTCCCCACTGCCACCGCGCGCCCTTGGGGTCCCCAaacacccttggggtccccaaaCACCCCTGGGGTCCCTGCGCCACGGGGGTGCGCGGTGCCATGGGGTGCGCGGTGCCATGGGGATCCCCAACGGTGCGCGGGGTACCCGGTGCCAAGGGGTGCCCgggggtgcccgggggggggtgCCAGCTACCCGGGggtgcccccccagcagggGCTCACCTTGATCTTGTGCAGGGAGCGCTcgggctccagcagctgcacccAGACGGCCACCCCCGCCTTGCTGTAGCTCAGGCTCCATCCCCGCTCGCACTCGCACTCCTCCCGGAACGCGCGGAAATCGCGATCGTCGGGGATCTGCACGCTATCGCGGCCCGACATGGCCCCGCACCGGCTTtaggggggggggtcgggggtcgccggtgccggtgccgggggCTCGCGGCGGCCCCTACGGCGGCGGCGGCATCCCCggggcgcggcgccgcccggtgCGCGGTGCGCCATGGGCCGGGGCGGGGCGCACGGAGGGGCGGCAccgggggcacggggggggcgaggtgggggggggggcaccgggatgagggggggggcaccgggagtaccggggggggaagggggagggatgggggggggaagggggagtgccgggggggggaagggggagtgCCGGGGGGGGGTATCGGGGGGGTAccgggagcaccgggggggcacctgggggggtacctggaggggggggggcaccgggagtaCTGGGGGAGTATCgggggggcaccaggggggGTACCGGGGACGTACCGGTAGCACTGGGGGGGGTACTGGGGATGGTGGAattgggggagggggtggggggcactggtggtggcactgggagcaccggggggggtaccgggagcaccgggggggcacCTGGGGAGGTACCGGGAGCGCTGGGGGGGTACTGGGGATGGTGGAattgggggagggggtggggggcactggtggtggcactgggagcactggggggggcAGGTATTGGgagggggggcactgggagtgCTGTGGGAGGGGGtaccgggggcaccgggggggcaccAGGATCACTGGGGGGACAcctgggggggcaccgggggcacctgggggggcgaggggggggggcaccgggatgggggggggcaccgggagcacCGGGGAGAGggtactgggggcactgggggggtaccgggagcaccgaggggacacttgggggggcaccgggggggacAGTGGGGATGGTGGAATtgggggatggggtggggggcaccggtggtggcactgggagcactgggaagggggcaccgggggggcacggggacatgggggggctggttgggggggggcaggcacACGCAGCCTGGCACCGAGcgtggcacggggggggggggctcggtgcccccagccctgcggcAGCGTTGCGGCGCCGCAGCACCTTGCCAGGAGGGCAGGCTGCCACCAGGAGGATTTTTGGAAAGGCCGGGGcttcccgggggggggggcaacggGTGCAGCCCCTTCTCGGGGTGCTGCACCTGGAGGAAAAATCCCGTGCGTGGGGAAAtggggacaaaatggggacaAAAACCCCAGCGGAGCATCCGTGGGGACGTCCCGTGGCGCACGGTGGCCTGGGCACGGGGGTTTGTGCCCCACACGAGGCCCTGGGTGATGCCGGGGC encodes the following:
- the STARD10 gene encoding START domain-containing protein 10, whose translation is MSGRDSVQIPDDRDFRAFREECECERGWSLSYSKAGVAVWVQLLEPERSLHKIKCRMECKDVAAETLYDVLHDIEYRKKWDTNVIETFDIGRLTVNADVGYYAWKCPKPLKNRDVVTLRSWLPMGTDYIIMNYSVKHPKYPPRKDMVRAVSIQTGYLVEGKGAKSCTITYLAQVDPKGSLPKWVVNKSSQFLAPKAMKRMYKACLKYPDWKQRHNPCLKPWLFPEQSTLPALALSELSIQHAASLENIDESSLSETKDDRGEASDEDSVN